Proteins encoded together in one Candidatus Bathyarchaeia archaeon window:
- a CDS encoding cyclase family protein, producing the protein MLIDVSVEVSEGMVFRPGSPPVRLDRVKCFGEEEGEYLTTVLSTPTHIGTHIDVVYPERKIELQRLMGVGRLVDVSAIKEGMVALKDVEEEIKIGSGEFVFFMTGWSKYLGTRRYFEHPELSMEVLEWLASKRVNMVGIDALGLGRLKNHSSYDKFLADKNVYIIENLTNLSSINRQPFRVYCFPLKIQGSDALPCRVMVET; encoded by the coding sequence ATGTTAATCGATGTTTCGGTTGAAGTAAGCGAGGGGATGGTTTTCAGGCCGGGAAGTCCACCTGTAAGACTGGATAGGGTTAAATGCTTTGGCGAGGAGGAGGGAGAATATTTGACCACGGTTCTGTCTACGCCCACTCATATTGGAACGCACATCGACGTCGTTTACCCTGAACGGAAAATAGAGTTGCAGAGGCTTATGGGCGTTGGAAGGTTGGTCGACGTTTCCGCCATTAAGGAAGGAATGGTGGCTTTAAAAGACGTTGAGGAAGAAATCAAAATTGGTAGCGGAGAGTTCGTGTTCTTCATGACGGGTTGGAGCAAGTATCTTGGAACACGAAGGTATTTTGAGCATCCTGAGCTTTCCATGGAGGTTTTAGAATGGCTTGCCTCTAAAAGGGTGAACATGGTTGGAATCGACGCCCTTGGGCTTGGAAGACTTAAGAACCACAGCTCCTACGATAAGTTTCTTGCGGATAAAAACGTTTACATCATAGAAAACCTTACGAACCTCAGCTCGATAAATCGGCAACCCTTCAGGGTTTACTGTTTTCCGTTAAAGATTCAGGGCTCCGACGCTTTGCCTTGTAGGGTGATGGTTGAAACATAA
- the rpl7ae gene encoding 50S ribosomal protein L7Ae: MSKPFYVKFNVPKELADKAYQLIQVSRESGKIRKGTNEVTKTVERGVAKLVIIAEDVDPPQIVAHIPLLCEERKIPYLYVPSKMELGRSAGIDVACSSVSIIEEGEAGETLKELVKAYGSLSETGAVKS; the protein is encoded by the coding sequence ATGTCAAAGCCCTTCTACGTGAAGTTCAACGTCCCCAAAGAGTTAGCTGATAAAGCGTACCAGCTGATTCAGGTTTCCCGTGAATCTGGGAAGATAAGGAAAGGCACGAATGAAGTGACCAAAACGGTTGAGCGTGGGGTCGCGAAGCTTGTCATAATAGCTGAAGATGTGGACCCGCCTCAAATAGTCGCGCATATCCCCCTGTTATGTGAGGAGAGAAAGATCCCATACCTTTATGTTCCAAGCAAAATGGAATTAGGCCGGTCAGCCGGCATCGATGTGGCCTGCTCCTCGGTTTCAATCATCGAAGAGGGAGAAGCTGGTGAAACCTTGAAGGAGCTGGTTAAAGCCTACGGCAGTTTATCGGAAACTGGAGCCGTTAAAAGTTGA
- a CDS encoding geranylgeranylglycerol-phosphate geranylgeranyltransferase: protein MRLEKAVGIVRLIRVKNCMLMGLAVIVGYLIACRGGLQYGVAAVGFFVAFTLTAATMAFNDYRDVKIDEINEPLRPIPSGAVSPREALTATFLLASAGIVLAAFINVFSLLVAALALILMIYYNVRGKRTGFPGNIAVSACVAIPFIFGGAMNGRITSLIAVFSSMAFASNLGREVIKGIVDVEGDRLAGVKTLPILLGAGRSAVIASMFILTSVGLSVVPLLTKSVSIIYLPFIAAADAGFIWSAYRVVRRPNSSEARTVKNHILIWMLLGLLGFLTGSAC from the coding sequence ATGCGCCTTGAGAAGGCTGTGGGAATTGTTCGGTTGATTAGGGTGAAAAACTGCATGTTGATGGGTTTAGCGGTGATCGTTGGATACCTCATCGCCTGCCGGGGGGGCCTTCAATACGGGGTCGCGGCGGTGGGGTTCTTTGTGGCCTTTACCTTAACCGCAGCCACTATGGCGTTTAACGACTACCGAGACGTGAAAATAGATGAGATAAATGAGCCGCTTAGGCCCATTCCCTCCGGCGCAGTTTCTCCTCGGGAGGCGTTAACAGCGACTTTTCTCTTGGCCTCCGCTGGAATTGTTTTGGCCGCGTTCATTAACGTTTTTTCCCTCTTGGTGGCGGCTTTAGCTCTCATATTGATGATCTACTACAACGTGAGGGGGAAGAGAACAGGGTTCCCCGGCAACATCGCTGTAAGCGCATGCGTGGCGATTCCCTTCATCTTCGGAGGCGCGATGAACGGGAGGATTACAAGCTTAATCGCAGTCTTCTCCTCAATGGCTTTCGCGTCAAACCTTGGAAGGGAAGTGATAAAGGGCATAGTTGACGTGGAAGGGGACAGGTTAGCCGGGGTGAAAACCCTTCCAATTCTACTGGGCGCCGGTAGATCAGCCGTGATCGCCTCGATGTTCATCCTTACCTCTGTGGGCTTAAGTGTCGTACCTCTTTTAACGAAATCCGTTTCCATCATCTACCTACCGTTCATCGCTGCCGCTGACGCTGGTTTTATTTGGTCCGCTTATCGCGTTGTCCGCAGACCTAACTCATCAGAAGCGAGGACCGTGAAAAACCACATTTTAATCTGGATGCTCCTCGGCTTACTGGGGTTTTTAACCGGATCCGCCTGCTAA
- a CDS encoding glutamate--tRNA ligase produces the protein MSGPAEEDETIRKHALLNALRHSGKASVEAVLGKILSEKPQLRAKVKEILPKVKTIVEEVNILSEEEVERLILSNWPELLQVKRERAEKALPPLPNVDRYKVVVTRFSPNPDCVLHLGSLRALILSHEYAVKYKGKFILRFEDTDPRIKKSALEFYQSIRDDLKWLGCHWDEEYVQSDRLPIYYEQAERLIKLNGGYVCTCSRKDFHEKVVKGAPCPCRDLPSQHHLERWRKMLDGFYGEGEAVLRVKTDLTHPNPAVRDWPAFRIIDPVKHPHPRVGSKYSAWPLYNFACGVDDHLMGVTHIIRGKEHLTNTLRQKYLYRHLGWKYPETVHYGRLRIVGAELSKSKIIRAVESGEVSGFDDPRMATLKALRRRGFTPECFKSLIMDVGVKPVEATVSWENIYAINRRILDPSSNRYFFVKDPIKVRVEGVPSSVEAVIPYHPDHPSKGSRKIALKPVKGELTLYISSQDLGLLKPGQILRLMELMNVEVIETGGTEVKLRFHSKGVEEAKALKAPIIQWVDLSASIKTSVVMPDASISNGLSEGSLRDEKIGSTVQLVRFGFARVEEKLKDSITLYFTHP, from the coding sequence ATGTCCGGACCAGCGGAAGAGGATGAAACGATACGGAAACACGCCCTCCTAAACGCCTTGAGGCATTCAGGTAAAGCCTCGGTGGAAGCGGTGCTCGGAAAAATACTGTCGGAGAAACCTCAACTACGTGCAAAGGTCAAGGAAATTCTGCCGAAGGTTAAAACCATCGTGGAAGAGGTAAATATACTGTCTGAAGAAGAGGTTGAGAGGTTAATCCTGTCAAACTGGCCTGAGCTGCTTCAAGTCAAAAGAGAAAGAGCTGAAAAAGCCCTTCCACCACTTCCAAACGTGGATAGGTATAAGGTCGTGGTGACACGGTTCTCACCAAACCCGGATTGCGTCCTCCACTTAGGATCTCTCCGAGCCCTCATCCTCTCCCACGAATACGCGGTGAAATACAAGGGTAAATTCATCCTAAGGTTCGAGGACACCGACCCTAGAATTAAAAAATCCGCCCTGGAGTTTTATCAATCCATTCGAGACGACTTGAAGTGGCTGGGATGCCACTGGGACGAAGAATACGTTCAAAGCGACAGACTTCCAATCTACTATGAACAAGCGGAGAGGTTAATCAAACTCAACGGAGGCTACGTTTGTACATGTTCAAGGAAAGACTTTCATGAAAAGGTAGTTAAAGGGGCCCCCTGTCCATGCAGAGATTTACCTTCTCAACACCACCTAGAGCGATGGAGGAAAATGCTGGATGGGTTTTACGGTGAAGGAGAGGCAGTTTTAAGGGTTAAAACCGACCTCACCCATCCTAACCCAGCCGTCCGGGATTGGCCAGCGTTCAGAATCATAGACCCCGTGAAGCATCCTCACCCAAGAGTCGGATCTAAATACAGTGCGTGGCCGCTTTACAACTTCGCCTGCGGAGTAGACGACCATCTAATGGGGGTCACACACATCATACGTGGAAAAGAGCACTTAACGAACACCTTAAGGCAAAAGTACCTGTATAGGCACTTAGGATGGAAGTACCCTGAGACGGTTCACTATGGTCGTTTAAGAATCGTCGGCGCTGAGCTTAGCAAATCAAAAATTATAAGGGCCGTCGAGTCAGGGGAGGTTTCAGGGTTCGATGACCCAAGGATGGCGACGTTGAAAGCGTTGAGGAGAAGGGGGTTCACCCCAGAATGCTTTAAATCTTTAATAATGGATGTTGGGGTTAAACCCGTCGAAGCCACCGTAAGCTGGGAAAACATCTACGCCATTAACAGGAGAATTCTCGACCCATCTTCTAACCGATATTTCTTCGTGAAAGACCCGATTAAAGTCAGGGTTGAAGGAGTACCCTCGAGCGTTGAGGCGGTAATTCCCTACCACCCCGACCATCCTTCTAAGGGATCTAGGAAAATCGCCCTCAAACCCGTAAAAGGTGAACTAACCCTATACATCTCAAGCCAAGACCTTGGCCTTTTAAAGCCCGGCCAAATACTGCGTTTAATGGAGTTGATGAACGTTGAAGTCATCGAAACAGGCGGTACAGAAGTGAAGTTAAGATTCCACAGTAAGGGGGTTGAAGAGGCAAAAGCTTTGAAAGCCCCCATAATTCAATGGGTGGATTTAAGCGCCTCCATTAAAACAAGCGTCGTCATGCCCGACGCCTCCATCTCCAATGGGCTTTCAGAAGGCTCATTGAGGGATGAAAAGATAGGGTCAACCGTTCAGCTGGTTAGGTTTGGCTTCGCTCGAGTCGAAGAAAAATTAAAAGACTCCATCACCCTATACTTTACACACCCCTGA
- a CDS encoding DUF2070 family protein: MDDEDYIKVKKTTPYYNLIKTIGFPSLRKILITLFSLTSLSGGLAYLAAGQEADTLKGVFTGLTGLAVPSLLFDALTSKTLLRNESIFNLRRLYALSLFSSTIWAVCMVLGGLASKIIPSLQFPSDPTFIWLFITVPLRSLVLTSVSTPPMFNRLASSLITPSISVAVFTYTLSLDPAKVMVCFAAAALIGRMYTTWLLKTLDRIGAQVIGVSPVSMFRGILKALLEEDDREFESMLNDLSVERELDIVTLGFRAVSDGKLKSAIIVSNFHPGPFLNVGSSSLPKKIMEAVKARFNIPAAVPHGVSGHEMNLVSQKENEKVIQNVLEMLNSKKCFKESTPPVSITHEGASSTCQIFGKCPFITLTLSPKTMEDIPLETGAEIQRHVRRYFKYAAVVDAHNCISQVTVLSQDDLNALKESAFQALKKAVNQNKHRFKLGVAEIELNEYGPDLGVGSGGGIVQMFEVGSLRSVYITFDANNMSKDLREKMLSIANKLGAHEAEVMTTDTHEVNGRVPAKLGYYPLGEKVDVSTLVRKVKSSLEKAEDNLEEVKVFHEHRRIKVKVLGLKLFKDLTGIGYKMARLIASSLIPILGASILAFAVISRFPWG, from the coding sequence ATGGACGATGAAGACTACATCAAAGTTAAGAAAACAACTCCCTACTATAATCTAATCAAGACGATAGGTTTTCCATCCCTCAGGAAGATCCTCATAACCTTGTTTTCGCTAACATCCCTCAGCGGAGGGCTCGCCTACTTAGCGGCTGGACAAGAAGCAGATACGTTAAAGGGAGTGTTCACGGGTTTAACCGGCTTGGCCGTACCATCATTGCTATTCGACGCGTTAACCTCAAAAACCTTGCTTAGAAACGAATCCATATTCAACCTAAGACGTCTATACGCGCTATCACTTTTTTCCTCCACCATCTGGGCCGTCTGCATGGTGTTAGGTGGCTTGGCCTCAAAGATTATTCCATCCCTCCAATTTCCCTCAGACCCAACTTTCATATGGCTTTTCATAACGGTACCCCTTAGAAGCTTGGTATTGACATCCGTTTCTACTCCTCCAATGTTTAATCGGTTAGCCTCCTCTTTGATTACGCCCTCCATAAGCGTCGCCGTTTTCACCTACACCCTATCCCTAGACCCAGCGAAGGTCATGGTTTGCTTCGCAGCCGCCGCACTCATAGGGCGCATGTACACAACGTGGCTCCTAAAAACCTTGGATAGGATCGGGGCTCAGGTTATAGGAGTCTCCCCAGTTTCAATGTTTAGAGGCATTTTGAAGGCACTGCTTGAAGAAGATGACAGAGAATTCGAGTCTATGTTGAATGATTTAAGCGTAGAACGGGAACTGGACATCGTGACATTAGGGTTTAGAGCAGTCTCAGATGGAAAGTTGAAGTCAGCGATCATCGTCTCAAACTTTCATCCAGGCCCATTCCTAAACGTTGGAAGCAGCTCGCTGCCCAAAAAGATAATGGAAGCCGTTAAAGCCCGCTTCAACATACCCGCCGCTGTTCCTCACGGAGTTTCCGGCCATGAAATGAACCTAGTTTCGCAAAAGGAAAACGAGAAGGTTATTCAAAACGTATTGGAAATGTTGAACAGTAAAAAATGTTTTAAAGAGTCCACCCCCCCGGTTTCCATAACCCATGAAGGAGCCTCCTCCACCTGTCAAATTTTCGGGAAATGCCCCTTCATCACGCTAACACTTTCACCTAAAACCATGGAGGACATTCCACTTGAAACCGGCGCTGAAATCCAGCGTCACGTGAGGAGATATTTCAAATACGCCGCCGTCGTCGACGCCCATAACTGCATAAGCCAGGTCACCGTTCTAAGCCAAGACGATTTAAACGCGTTGAAGGAATCCGCGTTCCAAGCCTTGAAGAAAGCTGTCAACCAAAATAAACACAGGTTCAAACTCGGCGTCGCCGAAATAGAACTCAACGAGTATGGGCCAGACCTCGGTGTTGGATCCGGAGGAGGAATCGTCCAGATGTTTGAGGTAGGATCTTTGAGGTCAGTTTACATCACCTTCGACGCGAACAACATGTCGAAGGACCTGAGGGAGAAAATGCTCTCCATCGCCAATAAATTGGGAGCCCACGAGGCGGAGGTTATGACCACGGACACCCATGAAGTCAACGGAAGGGTACCCGCCAAGCTAGGATACTACCCTCTAGGCGAGAAAGTCGACGTTTCAACATTGGTACGCAAAGTTAAGTCTTCCCTAGAAAAAGCGGAAGACAACTTGGAGGAGGTTAAAGTATTCCACGAGCATAGGAGAATCAAGGTGAAGGTTTTAGGGCTAAAACTGTTCAAAGACTTAACGGGAATCGGATATAAGATGGCGAGGCTCATAGCCTCGTCGCTTATCCCGATTCTAGGGGCATCCATCCTCGCCTTTGCCGTGATAAGCCGATTCCCGTGGGGTTGA
- a CDS encoding heavy metal translocating P-type ATPase, protein MIVDEERALSAEIGGRKYYFCSESCLRVFELPEVELRNLKRRMYVAVSGVLAIAVLRAAAYLALAFGAVLVTWAPIPSLPTLTWGLILFLITTPIQFIGGWSFYKGAYHAIRSRVPNMDLLVSTGTLTAYFYSTFVLFLPGILPVEQKEVYFEVSAVIIAFVLLGKFMEEAIKKRSSAAVQKLLDLRPNMATVIKDGVEVQVPAQHVQVGDIVVVKPGDKIPVDGVVIEGFSSVDESMITGESIPVDKKPGDEVVGATINRAGMLKFKATKVGAETTLEQIVRMVEEAQASTAPIQRIVDKVASYFVPAVLATAVVAAVSWITLGNYTLALLSFIAVLIIACPCAMGIATPAALTVGVGKGAEMGILIRGAEYLERAQKLTTVVFDKTGTLTRGEPSVTDVIPTDERKAEEVILLAAAAEKGSEHPIGKAIVKEAEARRMPIPKVNSFEATSGKGVKASLQGNKIILGNRLFMEEEGVEHGFMEDWMKSLEKQGKTVIMVALNRRLIGVIGVADTLKQYSVEAVRKLRDMGVELVMLSGDNETTAKAIAKQVGIDKVIASVSPQEKADIIRRLREEGKVVAMVGDGVNDAPALASADIGVAIGSGSDIAKETGGIVLVKDDLRDVVAGIKLSKATMRKIKQNLFWALIYNSLGVPIAALGLLNPMIAAAAMSLSSISVVSNSALLKRFRIEP, encoded by the coding sequence ATGATCGTCGACGAGGAGAGGGCGCTGAGCGCGGAAATCGGTGGAAGAAAGTATTATTTCTGCAGCGAGAGCTGCCTCAGGGTTTTTGAGTTGCCTGAAGTGGAGTTGAGAAACCTCAAACGACGCATGTACGTCGCCGTATCAGGAGTGTTAGCGATCGCCGTTCTCCGCGCCGCCGCCTACCTCGCCTTGGCGTTCGGGGCTGTTCTGGTCACCTGGGCCCCAATACCATCGCTCCCAACCCTCACCTGGGGTTTAATCCTGTTCCTCATCACCACCCCCATTCAATTCATCGGAGGATGGAGCTTCTACAAAGGCGCTTATCACGCCATCAGGAGCCGCGTCCCTAACATGGATCTACTGGTTTCGACCGGAACTTTAACAGCCTACTTTTACAGCACCTTCGTGCTCTTCCTTCCAGGGATTTTACCAGTGGAGCAGAAGGAGGTTTACTTCGAGGTTTCCGCCGTCATCATCGCCTTCGTTCTACTGGGCAAGTTCATGGAGGAAGCGATCAAGAAGCGAAGCTCAGCGGCGGTTCAAAAGCTCCTCGACTTAAGACCCAATATGGCGACGGTGATCAAAGATGGAGTGGAAGTTCAGGTTCCGGCTCAACACGTTCAGGTAGGTGACATCGTGGTTGTTAAGCCAGGCGACAAGATCCCTGTGGATGGAGTGGTTATCGAGGGCTTTTCATCGGTTGATGAGTCGATGATCACAGGGGAAAGCATTCCGGTTGACAAGAAGCCCGGCGATGAAGTTGTCGGCGCCACCATCAACAGGGCGGGGATGCTCAAGTTTAAAGCCACGAAGGTAGGAGCTGAAACAACCTTGGAGCAGATAGTAAGGATGGTTGAGGAGGCTCAAGCCTCAACCGCGCCCATCCAAAGAATCGTTGATAAAGTGGCATCCTACTTTGTTCCAGCGGTGCTGGCTACGGCTGTTGTGGCCGCTGTTAGCTGGATAACTCTGGGAAATTACACTCTAGCCCTCCTCTCCTTCATCGCCGTCTTGATAATCGCCTGTCCATGCGCCATGGGTATAGCCACACCGGCCGCGTTGACGGTTGGCGTAGGTAAGGGAGCTGAGATGGGAATATTGATTCGAGGCGCTGAATACCTAGAAAGGGCTCAGAAGCTTACAACCGTGGTCTTCGATAAAACAGGCACCCTAACGAGGGGCGAGCCCTCTGTCACGGACGTTATCCCCACCGATGAAAGGAAAGCTGAGGAGGTTATTTTACTCGCCGCTGCGGCGGAGAAAGGGTCTGAACATCCCATCGGTAAAGCCATAGTGAAGGAGGCTGAAGCGAGGAGAATGCCAATTCCGAAGGTGAATTCATTTGAGGCCACCTCGGGAAAAGGCGTTAAAGCCAGCCTTCAAGGGAATAAAATAATCCTCGGAAACAGGTTATTCATGGAAGAGGAAGGTGTTGAGCATGGTTTTATGGAGGATTGGATGAAGAGCCTCGAGAAGCAGGGGAAGACTGTCATAATGGTGGCTTTAAACCGAAGGCTGATAGGGGTGATAGGGGTCGCTGACACGTTGAAACAATATTCGGTAGAAGCTGTGAGGAAGCTGAGGGATATGGGGGTTGAATTAGTGATGTTGAGTGGAGATAACGAAACAACAGCCAAAGCCATCGCAAAGCAGGTGGGTATCGACAAAGTGATCGCGAGCGTTTCCCCGCAGGAGAAGGCAGACATTATAAGAAGGCTGAGAGAAGAGGGAAAGGTTGTCGCCATGGTTGGAGACGGTGTCAACGACGCCCCAGCATTGGCCAGCGCGGACATAGGAGTCGCCATTGGAAGCGGATCAGACATAGCGAAAGAAACTGGGGGAATCGTGCTCGTCAAAGACGATTTAAGAGACGTTGTCGCTGGAATTAAACTCAGCAAGGCCACGATGAGGAAGATAAAGCAAAACCTTTTCTGGGCCCTTATCTACAACTCATTAGGAGTACCGATAGCGGCCCTCGGTCTTCTAAACCCCATGATAGCGGCGGCTGCCATGTCACTCAGCTCCATATCGGTCGTATCCAACTCAGCCCTTCTTAAAAGATTCAGAATAGAACCTTAA
- a CDS encoding NAD(P)/FAD-dependent oxidoreductase: METYDAVVVGAGPAGLMASRKIAEGGFKVLLVEKGERLGEKPCGEAVSEATLKDAEAHFDENVLLNKIRAAYVYAPDESKMVEIFREIEEIGSGFIIDKKRFLKALLEESAKRGSKFKLGTTVVKCERINLEEAVKVTLSPRGEVSAKLIIGCDGFNSTIRKTISPHERIELISCIQYTMQGCRLGDESVMRFYFGREVAPLGYLWVFPKGNGLANVGVGVRKGPAKDYLDKFIKKHPEMFSSAKIMEVGGAPVTVSGQIKNIVQDNIMLCGEAAGQVIPLTGAGIHTSLVSGKIAGEVAVEALRQNDLSKTSLNRYVERYNLAYGERIAKSRKALTVLEKLSDDDLNKLAEVLTGADVLDLANGTNVERVAKKLLAHPILAARVAVALLS; the protein is encoded by the coding sequence ATGGAAACCTACGACGCTGTCGTTGTCGGCGCCGGACCCGCTGGGCTTATGGCATCTAGGAAGATCGCTGAAGGAGGCTTTAAAGTACTCTTAGTTGAAAAGGGCGAGCGTTTAGGGGAGAAGCCATGCGGGGAGGCTGTGTCCGAGGCCACGCTCAAAGACGCTGAAGCCCACTTTGACGAAAATGTCCTGTTGAACAAGATAAGGGCCGCGTACGTGTACGCGCCCGATGAGTCCAAGATGGTGGAGATTTTCAGGGAAATAGAGGAAATAGGATCAGGCTTCATAATCGACAAGAAGCGTTTCCTAAAGGCTTTACTGGAAGAATCGGCTAAGCGAGGTTCAAAGTTCAAGTTAGGGACCACGGTCGTGAAATGCGAAAGAATCAACCTCGAAGAGGCGGTGAAAGTAACGTTAAGCCCTAGAGGAGAGGTCTCCGCGAAACTCATCATCGGATGCGACGGCTTCAACTCAACCATCAGAAAAACCATATCCCCTCATGAGAGAATTGAGCTCATTTCCTGCATTCAGTACACTATGCAGGGATGCAGGCTAGGGGATGAAAGCGTGATGAGGTTCTATTTCGGCCGTGAAGTAGCTCCCCTCGGCTACCTATGGGTTTTCCCGAAAGGAAACGGCTTAGCCAACGTAGGCGTTGGCGTGAGGAAGGGCCCGGCGAAAGACTACCTAGACAAGTTCATCAAAAAACATCCAGAGATGTTTTCAAGCGCGAAGATCATGGAAGTAGGTGGAGCCCCAGTGACGGTGAGCGGCCAGATAAAAAACATCGTTCAAGACAACATCATGCTTTGCGGCGAAGCCGCGGGCCAAGTCATCCCACTAACGGGCGCCGGCATACACACCTCTCTGGTCTCGGGAAAGATAGCTGGAGAGGTAGCCGTCGAAGCGCTACGCCAAAACGATCTCTCTAAAACCAGCCTAAACAGGTACGTGGAAAGGTATAACCTAGCGTACGGGGAAAGAATCGCGAAAAGCCGGAAGGCTCTCACCGTTCTAGAAAAGCTTTCCGACGACGATTTAAACAAGCTCGCCGAAGTTTTAACAGGAGCCGACGTATTGGATCTAGCCAACGGAACCAACGTTGAACGCGTAGCGAAAAAACTCTTAGCCCACCCCATTTTAGCGGCCAGGGTCGCGGTGGCCCTCCTAAGCTAA